A part of Gemmatimonadales bacterium genomic DNA contains:
- a CDS encoding energy transducer TonB — MRWLGIALLAVAVGCQREAAPGLTLPADRPSAIRRDETPVALDANPAIVYPEGPAAQRIGGTVMLRLFADTAGRIVPESTAIYESSGYPALDSAALESASKLRFAPALRDGTPTATRFLQPINFRAPPTGGPVP; from the coding sequence ATGCGCTGGCTCGGTATCGCGCTGCTCGCGGTCGCGGTCGGGTGCCAGCGCGAGGCGGCACCCGGACTTACGCTTCCTGCGGATCGGCCAAGTGCCATCCGGCGCGACGAGACTCCGGTGGCCCTCGATGCCAATCCGGCCATCGTCTATCCCGAGGGCCCGGCCGCCCAGCGCATCGGTGGCACCGTGATGCTGCGGCTGTTTGCTGATACGGCGGGCCGAATCGTGCCTGAATCGACCGCGATCTACGAATCGAGCGGGTATCCCGCGCTCGACTCCGCCGCGCTCGAGTCTGCCAGCAAGCTGCGCTTTGCCCCGGCGCTGCGCGACGGGACTCCGACAGCCACCCGCTTTCTCCAGCCGATCAATTTCCGAGCGCCCCCGACCGGAGGCCCCGTTCCATGA
- the mutS gene encoding DNA mismatch repair protein MutS: MTASVTDGTPLLRQYQEIKSRHRDKILFFRMGDFYEMFFDDAEVAARLLNITLTARGDGVPLAGVPVKAAADYLRQLVAAGHRVAICEQVEDPKKAKGIVRREVVETVTPGALLEEDWLPGGRNNFLVALHPGDRHRPDGPAGLAAIDLSTGEFLLETTPRARIDEALGRLAPAEVVTVADALTATDVMQTLRDAWEFDAELASEELTRRFGLASLDGLGIEADDGPAVGASGALLRYLSELQPGGIAHLRRPTIRRSDRYLWLDEMTRRNLELVEPLRAGTKGVTLLETLDATMTPMGARLLRQWILSPLRDGAEINRRLDAVASGVRLPNARADAREALDGVRDLERLAGRAAAGRANPRELGALRDSFKRLPRIAAALAGLTPPGSAATHPFASLSAELDLLEDLTTELEAALEDRPPVNPADGGVIRAGFDTELDESRELRDGGKQYIASIQQRERERTGIASLKIGYNKVFGYFIEVTRTHSARIPPDYERRQTLATAERYVTPELKQYEAKVLGAEERMVAREAELFGALRSQVGAAIARIQRSAAVLAHLDVWTGLAELAVQYRYVRPTVDEGFDLTLTACRHPVIERLMPRESFIPNDVHLDAASRVQLVTGPNMAGKSTILRQIGLVVVMAQLGSFLPATAASIGTVDRLFTRLGASDNLARGQSTFMVEMSETSAILHSATARSLVLLDEIGRGTSTYDGVAIAWAVTEHLHDRVGCKTMFATHYHELMQLPERLAHARNMNVAVKETGDTVVFLHRLVAGGTDRSYGIHVAQLAGLPGTVVARAGEVLLTLESEHRMVPGEAARIDEGQLGLFGDPGAHRKQRPAKPGAPAPPDPIRRAIETLDLDSLTPLEALNRLADLKRQLGSETS; this comes from the coding sequence GTGACCGCATCCGTGACCGACGGCACCCCGCTCCTCCGGCAGTACCAGGAGATCAAGTCGCGCCACCGCGACAAGATTCTCTTCTTCCGGATGGGCGATTTCTACGAGATGTTCTTCGATGACGCCGAAGTTGCGGCGCGCCTCCTCAACATCACGCTGACCGCGCGCGGCGACGGCGTTCCGCTGGCTGGTGTGCCGGTCAAGGCGGCCGCAGACTACCTGCGGCAGCTGGTCGCTGCGGGGCATCGGGTCGCTATCTGCGAACAGGTCGAAGACCCCAAGAAGGCCAAAGGCATCGTCCGCCGTGAAGTCGTAGAGACGGTCACGCCTGGTGCCCTCCTGGAAGAGGACTGGCTTCCCGGCGGACGCAACAACTTCCTGGTCGCACTGCACCCGGGCGACCGGCACCGGCCCGACGGTCCGGCCGGCCTGGCCGCGATCGACTTGTCGACCGGTGAGTTCCTGCTCGAAACGACGCCCCGAGCCCGGATCGACGAAGCCCTCGGTCGGCTGGCCCCAGCCGAAGTCGTGACGGTGGCCGACGCGCTGACCGCAACCGATGTTATGCAGACGCTCCGCGACGCCTGGGAGTTCGATGCGGAGCTGGCAAGTGAGGAGCTGACCCGACGCTTTGGCCTGGCCTCCCTCGATGGCTTGGGCATCGAGGCGGACGACGGCCCGGCCGTCGGCGCCTCGGGTGCCCTGCTGCGCTATCTGAGCGAACTCCAGCCCGGCGGCATTGCCCACCTGCGACGTCCGACCATCCGCCGCTCCGACCGTTATCTCTGGCTCGATGAGATGACCCGGCGCAATCTGGAGTTGGTTGAGCCGCTGCGCGCTGGCACCAAGGGCGTCACCCTGCTCGAGACGCTCGACGCAACCATGACACCGATGGGCGCCCGGTTGCTGCGCCAGTGGATTCTTTCACCGCTGCGGGACGGTGCCGAGATCAATCGCCGGCTCGATGCGGTGGCCAGCGGCGTCCGGCTCCCCAACGCCCGTGCCGATGCCCGCGAAGCCCTCGACGGGGTCCGCGACCTGGAACGGCTCGCCGGACGGGCCGCAGCCGGGCGAGCCAACCCCCGCGAACTCGGCGCCTTGCGAGATTCCTTCAAGCGCTTGCCGCGTATTGCCGCCGCGCTGGCAGGGCTGACTCCACCCGGCAGCGCCGCAACGCACCCGTTTGCCAGCCTGTCCGCCGAGCTCGACCTGCTCGAGGATCTCACCACCGAACTCGAGGCCGCGCTGGAAGACCGTCCACCCGTCAATCCTGCCGATGGAGGGGTGATCCGGGCCGGGTTCGACACCGAGTTGGATGAGTCGCGCGAGCTCCGGGACGGCGGCAAACAGTACATCGCCTCGATCCAGCAGCGCGAGCGGGAGCGCACCGGAATCGCCTCGCTCAAGATCGGCTACAACAAGGTCTTCGGCTATTTCATCGAGGTCACCCGAACCCACTCGGCCCGGATTCCGCCCGACTACGAACGGCGCCAGACCCTGGCCACCGCTGAGCGCTACGTTACCCCGGAGCTCAAGCAGTACGAGGCCAAGGTGCTCGGTGCGGAGGAGCGGATGGTGGCTCGCGAAGCGGAGCTGTTCGGCGCTCTCCGGAGTCAGGTCGGCGCGGCCATCGCGCGGATCCAGCGAAGCGCCGCAGTTCTCGCCCACCTCGATGTCTGGACTGGGCTGGCCGAGCTGGCGGTGCAGTATCGCTACGTCCGCCCCACGGTCGACGAAGGATTCGATCTGACCCTGACCGCTTGTCGGCACCCGGTCATCGAGCGCCTGATGCCTCGGGAGTCGTTTATCCCGAACGATGTTCACCTGGATGCCGCCAGTCGAGTCCAGCTCGTGACCGGTCCCAACATGGCAGGCAAGTCGACCATTCTGCGCCAGATCGGTCTGGTGGTCGTGATGGCCCAGCTTGGCTCCTTCCTCCCGGCCACCGCAGCAAGCATCGGGACGGTCGACCGACTGTTCACCCGGCTCGGAGCCAGCGATAACCTGGCGCGCGGTCAGTCGACCTTCATGGTCGAGATGAGCGAAACCAGCGCCATCCTGCACAGCGCCACTGCCCGGAGTCTCGTCCTGCTCGACGAAATCGGCCGGGGCACCTCGACCTATGACGGGGTGGCGATTGCCTGGGCTGTCACTGAGCACCTGCACGACCGGGTCGGCTGCAAAACCATGTTCGCGACTCATTACCACGAGCTGATGCAGCTCCCGGAACGACTGGCCCACGCCCGTAACATGAACGTTGCCGTCAAGGAAACGGGCGATACCGTGGTCTTCCTGCACCGGCTTGTGGCGGGTGGAACCGATCGCTCGTACGGCATCCATGTTGCCCAGCTTGCCGGGCTCCCCGGCACTGTGGTAGCCCGGGCCGGCGAGGTGCTCCTCACGCTCGAAAGCGAACACCGGATGGTCCCCGGTGAAGCCGCCCGAATCGATGAGGGTCAGCTTGGCCTGTTCGGCGATCCGGGAGCACACCGGAAGCAAAGACCTGCGAAGCCTGGAGCGCCGGCTCCCCCGGATCCGATTCGACGCGCCATTGAAACGCTCGATCTCGATTCGCTGACGCCGCTCGAGGCGCTCAATCGGCTCGCCGATCTGAAGCGGCAGCTCGGCTCGGAGACCTCCTAG
- a CDS encoding SPOR domain-containing protein, whose product MATRRLTLLGVLALILAVGLTPTATSAQTNPQLIAAVQLAQDGHADSARAAVRALLDRTDPVDNLYAEALYTSGIVAATEFDRRIALRRVIVEYSTSEWADDALLLLAQVEYASGNPGASVSQVSRLLADYPSSPLRAMAAFWGARAAGDLRNGVEACRLADIGLTARPDDIELRNQLEFQKQRCGSIQAQGVDPAAPVETTTVSPTAPAPAPARPPTAAPARGGFRVQVIAAPNQAAANQQVTRLKGLGYESTVVHEGGFFKVRAGPFATRALANQALARIRSQLGGQPFIVADP is encoded by the coding sequence ATGGCAACGCGCCGCCTGACGCTGCTCGGCGTTCTCGCACTGATCCTGGCGGTCGGCCTGACGCCGACGGCCACCAGCGCCCAGACCAATCCGCAGCTGATTGCCGCAGTTCAGCTGGCACAGGACGGGCACGCCGATTCCGCTCGCGCCGCGGTTCGGGCGCTGCTCGACCGCACCGACCCGGTCGACAACCTCTACGCCGAGGCGCTCTACACTTCCGGCATCGTCGCCGCCACGGAGTTCGATCGGCGCATCGCGCTCCGCCGCGTCATCGTGGAGTACTCGACCTCCGAATGGGCCGACGATGCCCTCCTGCTGCTGGCCCAGGTCGAGTACGCCAGCGGCAACCCGGGCGCATCGGTCTCCCAAGTCAGCCGCCTGCTGGCCGATTATCCATCGAGCCCGCTCCGCGCGATGGCAGCGTTCTGGGGCGCCCGCGCCGCGGGCGACCTGCGCAACGGCGTCGAGGCCTGCCGGCTGGCCGATATCGGCTTGACTGCGCGACCCGACGACATCGAGCTGCGCAACCAGCTCGAGTTCCAGAAGCAGCGCTGCGGATCGATTCAGGCCCAAGGTGTCGACCCCGCCGCACCGGTCGAAACCACGACGGTCAGTCCGACCGCCCCGGCACCGGCGCCCGCCCGGCCCCCGACCGCCGCACCGGCGCGAGGCGGCTTCCGCGTGCAGGTGATTGCGGCACCGAACCAGGCCGCCGCCAACCAGCAGGTCACGCGACTCAAGGGCCTGGGCTACGAATCAACCGTCGTCCACGAGGGCGGGTTTTTCAAGGTCCGCGCCGGCCCGTTCGCCACCCGCGCCCTGGCCAACCAGGCCCTGGCCCGGATTCGATCTCAGCTCGGCGGGCAGCCCTTCATCGTCGCGGACCCGTGA
- the holA gene encoding DNA polymerase III subunit delta, giving the protein MATQGFDQLFKALRKGEFPTALYLHGTEDVLKEEAIGELVSRALDPSLKDFNFDQRSAATLDPEDAETLCNTLPMMSDRRVVIIRDVESWAKRAKAKTAVLRYLERPAPETILILVQGSTDADADAELARRTLAVSADPLPPERAKKWLLLQAERLGLSLEDEAALHMVRVTDASLAALRSELDKLAGLSATDPLTVERVSDFLGVRHGETQYDWRDAVLRGEAGAAASMIPHLLAQSGVSGVSLVTLLGTSIVGVGLARAHYDRGARSSALVQAVKGSLFRARPARVSYDAASAQWSRLAPDWSRNRIELALAALRRADERLKNTSVSDEGSILFDLVMEMSVPWQRAA; this is encoded by the coding sequence ATGGCAACCCAGGGGTTCGATCAGCTCTTCAAGGCGCTCCGAAAGGGCGAGTTCCCGACGGCGCTCTACCTCCACGGCACCGAGGATGTGCTCAAGGAGGAGGCCATCGGCGAGCTGGTGTCCCGTGCCCTCGATCCGTCGCTCAAGGATTTCAATTTCGATCAGCGGTCCGCCGCAACTCTCGATCCTGAGGACGCCGAGACGCTCTGCAACACCCTGCCGATGATGTCCGACCGGCGGGTGGTGATCATCCGCGACGTCGAAAGCTGGGCCAAGCGCGCCAAAGCCAAGACCGCCGTGCTCAGGTACCTCGAACGACCGGCACCCGAAACGATTCTGATATTGGTGCAGGGGTCGACCGACGCCGACGCCGATGCCGAGTTGGCAAGACGCACCCTGGCGGTGTCGGCCGACCCGCTGCCCCCTGAGCGCGCCAAGAAGTGGTTGTTGCTCCAAGCCGAGCGTCTCGGTCTCAGCCTGGAAGATGAGGCCGCGCTCCACATGGTGCGCGTGACCGACGCCAGCCTGGCAGCCCTGCGGAGCGAGCTGGACAAGCTGGCCGGGCTCAGTGCGACCGATCCGCTCACCGTCGAACGGGTCTCCGATTTTCTGGGAGTGCGACACGGCGAAACCCAGTACGATTGGCGCGATGCCGTGCTGCGCGGCGAAGCCGGCGCCGCCGCCAGCATGATTCCCCACCTGCTGGCCCAGTCCGGAGTGTCAGGGGTTTCACTGGTAACCCTCCTGGGAACCAGCATCGTCGGCGTGGGGCTCGCGCGAGCCCACTACGATCGGGGGGCCCGCTCCTCCGCGCTGGTTCAGGCTGTCAAAGGGTCGCTCTTTCGCGCCCGCCCGGCCCGCGTCTCCTATGATGCGGCGTCGGCTCAGTGGAGTCGGCTCGCCCCCGACTGGAGCAGGAACCGGATCGAACTGGCCCTTGCTGCGCTTCGCCGTGCCGATGAGCGCCTCAAGAACACCTCCGTGTCCGACGAAGGTTCCATACTGTTCGACCTCGTGATGGAGATGTCCGTGCCATGGCAACGCGCCGCCTGA
- a CDS encoding NUDIX hydrolase: MLIKSTRVHTGRVIAVDVDQVQFPNGTQGTLDTIRHPGAAAVIPMLDPVTDPDPRILLIRQFRHAADGYIWEIPAGTLSPGEAPEACAHRELIEEAGYQAGTLTSLTQIFTAPGFTDESIHLYLATDLTPAEAAPEADEFITVHEFRWSAVGQMIRARGIRDAKSLTALMFVQSFLRA, encoded by the coding sequence ATGCTGATCAAATCCACTCGGGTTCATACCGGACGGGTTATCGCCGTCGATGTCGACCAGGTCCAGTTTCCCAACGGTACCCAGGGCACCCTCGACACGATCCGGCATCCGGGAGCCGCGGCCGTGATTCCCATGCTCGACCCGGTGACCGACCCTGATCCCAGGATTCTCCTGATCAGACAATTCCGCCATGCTGCGGACGGCTATATCTGGGAAATCCCGGCCGGGACGCTGTCCCCGGGCGAAGCGCCCGAGGCCTGCGCCCATCGCGAACTGATCGAAGAGGCCGGCTACCAAGCCGGAACTCTGACCAGTCTGACCCAGATCTTCACGGCACCCGGCTTCACGGACGAATCGATTCATCTCTACCTGGCCACCGACCTGACACCGGCCGAGGCAGCCCCGGAGGCCGACGAGTTCATCACGGTTCACGAGTTTCGCTGGTCCGCCGTCGGACAGATGATTCGTGCTCGCGGGATCCGAGATGCCAAGTCGTTGACCGCCTTGATGTTCGTGCAGAGCTTCTTGCGCGCCTGA
- a CDS encoding YdcF family protein, translating to MSRRRRSPLRWVWRAILAAGICYLGIFAWIWRASRVDQRRAAGAIVVLGAAHYNGRPSPVLQARIDHAYALFGEGLAPSIVVTGGTHPGDSESEARVQRRSLVAAGIPEAVIVELPQGQSTEASIRALGDWADQARISSVLLVSDGFHLGRLRLEAYRVGLTAYTSPVTLSPIVPGSAREIRYLLLETLKIPYIWLRTIL from the coding sequence GTGAGTCGTCGTCGCCGGTCGCCGCTCCGCTGGGTCTGGCGCGCCATCCTGGCCGCCGGCATCTGCTACCTGGGCATTTTTGCGTGGATCTGGCGCGCCAGCCGAGTCGATCAGCGTCGAGCGGCCGGGGCCATCGTGGTCCTGGGCGCGGCCCACTACAACGGGCGCCCCTCACCGGTGCTGCAGGCCCGGATCGACCACGCCTACGCGCTCTTCGGCGAAGGGCTCGCCCCTTCGATCGTCGTCACCGGCGGAACCCACCCGGGCGACAGTGAGAGCGAGGCCCGAGTGCAGCGGCGGTCTTTGGTGGCTGCCGGAATTCCCGAAGCGGTCATCGTCGAACTACCCCAGGGCCAGTCGACCGAAGCCTCGATCCGCGCGCTCGGTGACTGGGCAGACCAGGCCCGGATCAGCTCGGTCCTGCTCGTCAGCGACGGCTTCCACCTGGGCCGGCTCCGGCTCGAGGCCTATCGGGTCGGGCTGACGGCCTATACGTCCCCCGTGACGCTGAGCCCGATCGTACCCGGCAGTGCCCGCGAGATCCGCTATCTCCTGCTCGAAACACTCAAGATTCCATACATTTGGCTTCGAACCATCCTCTAA
- a CDS encoding MBL fold metallo-hydrolase, which translates to MSGIRLTFWGAAGEVTGSMHLLEAAGGRFLLDAGLFQGRRAEAARKNAELPFDPRRIDAIILSHAHIDHAGRLPLLVRHGFHGPIYATPASRDLCAIMLPDSAHIQMKDAEYLARRGKTLGVESQPLYNLADAIAVQDLIVGQPYRRINHLRKHLAFEFTDAGHILGSASVNIRITEDGGHRLVFSGDIGRKNLPIIRDPDPPVGPVDTLIIESTYANRDHESTDQAEQHLGETIRRVAARGGKILIPAFAVGRTQEVVYSIHQLYRAGAIPHLPVFVDSPLAVDATTVFRMHPEVFDRREKLVERMESIFDFPLLQYVRDVKDSKRLNSLVGPAIIISASGMAEAGRILHHLGNHLGDHRNLVLFIGFQAEHTLGRRLQDGATEVKVFGETVVRRAEIETIGGYSAHADRNELRDWVKALGGPVRRAFVVHGEPEAAEAMRTLLLENGVGEVTIPRLGESFVL; encoded by the coding sequence GTGAGCGGGATTCGCCTGACGTTCTGGGGCGCCGCCGGTGAGGTGACCGGCTCGATGCATCTTCTCGAGGCGGCCGGCGGCCGTTTTCTCCTCGACGCAGGGCTCTTCCAGGGACGCCGGGCCGAAGCGGCCAGGAAGAATGCCGAGCTGCCGTTCGATCCGCGGCGCATCGACGCCATCATTCTGAGTCACGCCCACATCGACCACGCCGGCCGCCTGCCGCTCCTGGTCCGGCATGGTTTTCACGGGCCGATCTATGCGACGCCCGCCTCGCGCGACCTCTGCGCCATCATGCTGCCCGACTCTGCACACATTCAGATGAAGGATGCGGAGTATCTCGCGCGGCGCGGCAAGACATTGGGGGTCGAGAGCCAGCCGCTCTACAATCTGGCCGATGCGATTGCTGTGCAAGACCTGATCGTCGGACAACCCTACCGACGCATCAATCACCTGCGCAAGCATCTGGCGTTCGAATTCACCGACGCCGGACACATTCTGGGCTCCGCCTCGGTCAACATCCGGATCACCGAGGACGGCGGCCACCGGCTGGTGTTCTCGGGAGACATCGGCCGCAAGAACCTGCCGATCATCCGCGATCCGGATCCACCGGTAGGGCCCGTCGATACCTTGATCATCGAGTCGACCTACGCCAACCGCGATCACGAATCGACCGATCAGGCCGAGCAACACCTGGGCGAGACCATCCGACGCGTGGCGGCACGGGGCGGCAAGATCCTGATCCCGGCCTTTGCGGTCGGCCGGACCCAGGAAGTGGTCTACTCGATCCACCAGCTCTACCGCGCCGGCGCCATCCCGCACCTGCCGGTGTTCGTCGACAGCCCCCTGGCGGTCGACGCCACGACGGTCTTCCGAATGCATCCTGAGGTGTTCGATCGGCGAGAAAAGCTGGTCGAACGAATGGAGAGCATCTTCGATTTCCCCTTGCTGCAGTATGTCCGGGACGTGAAGGACTCGAAGCGGCTCAACAGCCTGGTCGGGCCAGCCATCATTATCTCGGCATCCGGGATGGCGGAGGCCGGGCGCATTCTGCATCACCTCGGCAACCACCTGGGCGATCATCGCAACCTGGTGCTGTTCATCGGCTTCCAGGCGGAACACACGCTGGGCCGTCGCCTCCAGGACGGGGCGACCGAAGTCAAAGTCTTCGGCGAAACCGTAGTCCGCCGCGCCGAGATCGAGACCATCGGAGGCTACTCGGCCCACGCCGATCGGAACGAACTGCGCGACTGGGTCAAAGCCCTGGGCGGTCCGGTCCGGCGCGCCTTCGTGGTCCATGGCGAACCGGAAGCTGCGGAGGCCATGCGTACCTTGCTGCTCGAGAACGGCGTCGGTGAGGTCACTATCCCGCGCCTGGGCGAGTCGTTTGTGCTGTGA
- the upp gene encoding uracil phosphoribosyltransferase, with translation MPHPEHPNLTVLDHPLIRHKLTIMRDRATATKNFRQLLGEIAMLMTYEVTRDLPTEPVEVTTPLEPMTGTRVAGKKLMLVPILRAGLGMVDGILHLIPSARVGHIGLYRDHETLEPVSYYFKGPADEARDIYVLDPMLATGGSAIAAVTQLKRSGATRIRLLCLVAAPEGVRALGAAHPDVAVFAAALDRQLNEVAYILPGLGDAGDRLFGTR, from the coding sequence ATGCCCCATCCCGAGCATCCCAATCTGACGGTGCTGGACCATCCGCTGATCCGGCACAAGCTGACCATCATGCGGGATCGCGCCACGGCAACCAAGAACTTTCGCCAGCTCCTGGGCGAAATCGCGATGCTGATGACCTACGAGGTCACCCGCGACCTGCCGACGGAACCCGTCGAGGTCACCACCCCCCTGGAACCGATGACCGGAACCCGGGTGGCCGGCAAAAAGCTGATGCTGGTACCCATCCTCCGAGCCGGATTGGGGATGGTGGACGGAATCTTGCATTTGATCCCCTCGGCCCGGGTGGGACATATCGGTCTCTATCGGGATCACGAGACGCTCGAACCGGTCAGCTACTATTTCAAAGGGCCGGCCGACGAGGCGCGCGACATCTACGTCCTCGATCCGATGCTGGCCACGGGCGGATCGGCCATTGCCGCCGTGACTCAACTGAAGCGGAGCGGCGCCACCCGGATCCGGCTACTCTGCCTGGTAGCGGCGCCCGAGGGAGTCAGGGCTCTTGGCGCTGCGCATCCGGATGTTGCCGTCTTTGCGGCGGCCCTCGATCGCCAGCTCAACGAGGTGGCCTACATCCTGCCCGGCCTGGGTGATGCTGGCGATCGGCTGTTCGGTACCCGCTGA
- a CDS encoding DUF4159 domain-containing protein has protein sequence MPRRLLLLGALLAFGVEDAASQRRSRWGVEPEPNIGYDGRYTFVRLRYGPNGPAGWAYDYPAMERNFMTILADLTTADPHIRRSNIFDMDDPELFKFSVAYLSEPGYWVPTDAEAAGLRNWLGKGGFLIVDDFLLGQWVNFERSMRRVLPFAQIVPLEVSHPIFNAFFRIGTLDGMTHPSSRHAKAQYLGIYENNDPTRRLLAIINYNNDIGDYMEWSGEGWYPVNLSNDAYKLATNYIVYALTH, from the coding sequence ATGCCTCGCAGGCTCCTCCTCCTCGGAGCGCTGCTGGCGTTCGGGGTGGAGGACGCCGCGTCGCAGCGGCGGTCGCGGTGGGGCGTCGAGCCTGAGCCGAACATCGGCTACGACGGCCGCTACACCTTCGTGCGGCTTCGCTACGGACCAAACGGTCCGGCGGGTTGGGCCTACGACTACCCGGCGATGGAACGCAACTTCATGACCATCCTGGCCGATCTCACCACGGCCGATCCACACATTCGGCGCAGCAACATCTTCGACATGGATGACCCCGAGCTGTTCAAATTCTCGGTGGCCTACCTCTCGGAACCGGGGTACTGGGTCCCGACCGATGCCGAAGCCGCCGGCCTGCGCAACTGGCTCGGCAAGGGCGGGTTTCTCATCGTTGACGACTTTCTGCTGGGGCAGTGGGTCAACTTCGAGCGTTCGATGCGGCGAGTGCTTCCGTTTGCGCAGATCGTGCCGCTCGAGGTGTCGCATCCGATCTTCAACGCATTTTTCCGGATCGGGACCCTCGACGGGATGACCCACCCGTCCAGTCGGCATGCCAAGGCGCAATATCTCGGCATCTATGAGAACAACGACCCGACCCGACGGTTGCTCGCGATCATCAACTACAACAATGATATCGGCGATTACATGGAGTGGTCGGGCGAGGGCTGGTACCCGGTCAACCTGTCCAACGACGCCTACAAGCTGGCGACCAACTACATCGTATACGCTCTGACACACTGA
- a CDS encoding alkaline phosphatase family protein — translation MSVNERTPEQYGNTPVTAMRRAWLTTDPAAIFLPMRSLLLLVITALLAGCTRPAARDTTPELGERLVLLIALDGFHPSDLERPGVVRLKQLAAQGVRAERLIPAFPTKTFPNLFTLATGLYPEHHGIVGSVMVDPQLGRFTTADTAVNRKPGWWDAAEPIWITAERQGRRAATMFWVGSEIAYRGRRPSYWRDFDPRVSELERVVQVLAWLDLPLPQRPQFVTLYLNGVDVTGHRHGPVHPAVDSAAAALDAAIGALIDGLAERGLIERANLIFVSDHGMAAISPERVIYLDDYVALAPTEIIDLEPVTTLDPAPGRRDSVYHALRSAHPHLTVYRREEMPERYRFRSHPRISPLIAIADEGWTIGTRERWKTRPVTNRGNHGYDNLLASMAGVFVAAGPSFRSGVVVPPFQSVHVYALMAQLLDLDPSRSDGAIDSVRMVLR, via the coding sequence ATGAGCGTGAATGAGCGGACCCCTGAACAATACGGCAACACGCCCGTCACGGCCATGCGACGGGCCTGGCTCACCACCGACCCGGCCGCCATCTTCCTGCCGATGCGATCGTTGCTGCTCTTGGTCATCACCGCGCTGCTGGCTGGATGCACCCGACCTGCGGCGCGCGACACGACGCCAGAACTCGGCGAGCGACTGGTGCTGCTGATCGCGCTCGACGGCTTTCATCCGAGCGATCTCGAGCGGCCCGGGGTCGTCCGACTCAAGCAGCTTGCTGCGCAAGGAGTGCGGGCCGAACGCTTGATCCCTGCCTTCCCCACCAAAACGTTCCCCAACCTGTTCACGCTGGCAACCGGACTGTATCCGGAGCATCACGGCATCGTGGGCAGCGTCATGGTCGACCCGCAGCTCGGACGCTTCACGACAGCGGATACGGCCGTCAACCGAAAGCCGGGATGGTGGGACGCCGCCGAGCCGATCTGGATCACGGCCGAACGGCAAGGCCGGCGGGCCGCCACGATGTTCTGGGTCGGCTCTGAAATCGCCTACCGAGGGCGGCGCCCGTCGTACTGGCGCGACTTCGACCCGCGGGTCAGCGAACTCGAGCGGGTCGTCCAGGTGCTGGCGTGGCTCGACCTCCCTCTGCCTCAGCGCCCGCAGTTCGTCACCCTCTATCTCAACGGGGTCGATGTGACCGGGCACCGTCACGGTCCGGTGCACCCGGCCGTCGATTCGGCAGCGGCGGCGCTCGACGCGGCGATCGGTGCGCTCATCGACGGGCTGGCCGAGCGTGGGCTGATCGAACGCGCCAATCTGATCTTCGTCTCCGATCATGGTATGGCCGCGATTTCACCCGAGCGCGTCATCTATCTCGATGACTATGTCGCGCTGGCACCAACCGAGATCATCGACTTGGAGCCGGTCACGACACTCGATCCCGCGCCCGGGCGGCGCGACTCGGTCTATCACGCACTGCGTTCGGCACATCCTCACCTGACGGTCTATCGACGGGAGGAGATGCCCGAACGCTATCGCTTCCGCTCACATCCCCGAATCAGTCCGCTGATTGCGATTGCCGACGAGGGTTGGACCATCGGCACCCGGGAACGCTGGAAGACGAGACCTGTGACCAATCGGGGCAACCACGGCTACGACAACCTGCTGGCTTCCATGGCGGGGGTCTTTGTCGCTGCCGGTCCATCCTTCCGGTCGGGTGTCGTCGTACCACCGTTCCAGAGCGTTCATGTCTACGCGCTGATGGCGCAGCTCCTGGACCTCGATCCGTCGCGAAGCGACGGCGCGATCGACTCGGTACGCATGGTCCTGCGGTAG